From the Desulfonatronum thiodismutans genome, the window TGGCGACCACCTCGGGCTGATTCAGGACCCGTTTGACGTGGAATATCCGCCCCACTGCGTCACGGATGAAGTAGCCGTCGTCAAAAGGCTTCAGATTCGTGGCCCTGCCGCCGATCACCGTGGCCGGGAAGGAAAACCCAAGTTCCCGCAAGGTATTGGTGAACATTTCCGTCAGGTCGCGATCCAGGCGATTATAATCCGCGTTCAGAAATTCCATGGCCGAATCCGTGAACCGGAACATTTCCACGGGGAAGCGCATCATGGCCACCGCCGGATCGATGTTGAACAGCGGATACAGGTCGATGCGCGGATGATGGCCGCGCAAATGGCGGGCGCGAATTTCCAGGCCCTGGCGGTCCGCGGCAATGGCCTCCGTGTCGAAGGCGCGTCCGGCAATGGTCATGGGCAGCAGGTTGCGCCGCTCCAGATTGCGAAAATAGACAAAGGGCAATTGATCCTCGAATTCCTGGCGGCTGTAGTCCCGGCCCTGTTCATCCCGATACAGGAACTGGTGACCGCCCAGGGACTCCTGGTAGATGAACTCTTCCAGAAGAGGACTGAAAAACAGCAACGGCTCGTCGCCTCCCGATCCTCCGACCTTGTCGAAGATCGCGGGCAGCAGAAAGATCAAGGCCAGGACAGCCAGAATCGTCGCGCTCCATCGCGAGACCGGGGTGAGTATGCGGGATAAAATATTCCCGGACATCACGCACCTCCCTGGTGAAACCGGCGACCGGGTTCAAAGACGCTCAACAGCACCAGGGGCAGCGCGGCCAGCAGCCAGGGCAAGGCCGGAGTGAACCAGCCGTAGCCGCGGCCGATCATGAGGACATAAGCCGCTGTCCCGAACACCAGCCCCAGGAAAAATCGGCGCGGCCATTTCGGCTCCAGGAGCAGGGCCGCCGCTCCCAGGTAGCCCAGCATGCCTGCCGCGTACCAGGGGGCCATGGTCGCCAAGGATGAACAGCTCACCTCGGCGGGAAAATAGCGGGCCATGGTCAGGTGGGTCAGTCCGGCGACGACTCCGATCACGACCAAGAGATGCCCCAGGCCAGCCAGCAGGCACCAGGCCAGCATGGTTTCCCGGGCAACGGGCAGGTGCAGGGCGATGCGCATCCGGCGGCCCAGCAATTCAGGAACAAACTGGGCCGCGGCCAGGGCCAGGCCCGTGAGCAGCGGCAGGTGGCGCATCTGGTACTGGAACACGGTCTGGAGATGAATGGCTTGGTACCAGACCATCTGGGCGTGCTCCGTGGTCATCTGCTGGCGAACGTCCAGAAAGACCTTGACGCAGAATCCCACGTTCACGGCCAGGGCCGCCAGAAACACCCAGCGCAGTTTCAGCCCTTCCTTGAGCAGTATGGATCGAATCATTTCTCTTCCTTCTTCAATATTTGCCCATCAGGCCGATGAACCCGTCCTCCAGGCTCATGGACGCTTGGGAGAGATCCCGGGCTTGGACGCCCAGTCCGGCCAGGTGGCGTTCCACGGCCTGAATATCGGCGTACGAATATAATGAAATCGTCCTTCCGCGCCGTTCAAAGCCCTTGACGATGTCGTCCCGGGGCAGTTCGTCCACGTTTTCGCAGTGAAAGACGTATTTATTGAACGCGGTCATGAACTCCTCCAGCCCGACCTGCATGATCTCGCCCCGGTCGATGAAGATGATCGTGTCCACCAACTGCTCCAAATCCTGGACAATATGACTGGTGACGAAGATGGTCTTGCCCTTTTTGGCCGCGAAATCGTGCAGCACGTCCAAGAACAGCCGCCGGTATCCGGCGTCCAGGCCCATGGAGTAGTCGTCCAGGATCAACAAGTCCGGGTCCTGGGCCATGATCACGCCCAGCACCACCTGGGAACGCTGGCCGCAGGACATGTTGCCCACCTTGTGACTCAGGGACAGGCCCATCTTGTTCACCAGCCCGAAAAACATTTCCGGGTTCCAGCGGGGATAGAAGCCGCGATAAAAGCGCTCGGTCTGAGCAATGGTCATGAATTCGTAGGCCAGATGCCCTTCGTGGAGCAGACCGATCCGAGCGCGCACGGCCGGAGGCAGGTCATGGGAATCCTCGCCCAACACCAGGCACTCTCCCTTGAAGGGCTTGAGAAAGCCCATCAGGATGTTCACCAAGGTGGTCTTGCCCTGCCCGTTCTTACCCAGCAGCCCGCAGACCGACCCTTCCGGAACGCTGAAATTGAGGTTCTCGTAGATCGTTCGCCCGTTGTACCGATGGCCCAGGCCACGGATCTCGATGGCGTTGCTCATTGGCCGATCTGCCGTCCAGGCACCCGCAACTGGTGTTCGGGACCGGCATCGAAGACCACGAGGAAATCTCCACGGGGCTTCATGAAGGTGAATTCCGAGTTGTTGTCCATTTGGCCTTCCTGCAACACCCTTCCATCAGAAGACTTGATCCGCATGATCACGCCGCCTGCTGATGAGCCATCGGAAAACCCGCCCTGGCAGGTGATGGAATTGTCGCCGTTGTCCATGCACAGCATCAGGGGCGTATGTGCCCAGGCCGCTGAACCGGCCGGAATCAGAAAGACAAATGCCAGCCAAACGATCGCTCTTCTAAAAAACATCCTACACCTCGTTCCTTTTTTGAGGTTGATTCTTCTGCTCGGAAAATCAGGGCAGAGTCCATTGGGCAGGCAAAAAAGCGGTAGTATGCCTGCCCCACAATGGAAACGGCTACGCCTGGAGTACATGAGTAGTTGCAGTTTGACGGTGAATCCATTCTTCGCTTTCAACTTGAAACCCTGTCGCGAAAAGCACATCAAGCATATCAATCAACTCACCCAAAATGTCAATGGTGTTGAAAACAATTTTCATAATACTGATTGTAATTTGATGCCACCCCTTTACAAGTATCAAGCTATCAACTAATCAAAAAACTTTATAGTCAAACTATATTCTCGAAACACAAACCTTATTCATTACCTGGAGTTGACCATGATCGGCCGCTTCGCCACCCTGGGCGTGTACAGGGAATTGTTCGTCTTGCGGGATTTTCAGGTGTGTCTGGCCGGAGGCGGTTTGGCCCTGGCCGGATATCTTTGGGAAGTTTTCGGGTCGGCCTGGGCCTGGCCCGTTCTCGTGCTCTACGCCGGGGCCATCGGACTGAACGGCGGGCCGATCATCTGGGGGGCGATTCAGGGCCTGCTGGAACGCCGGGTGAACGTGGACGAACTGGTCAGCCTGGCCCTGATTGCCTGCCTGATCCAGGGCGAACTGCTCACCGCGGCCGTGGTGGCCTTCATCATGACCCTGGGCACGCTGATCGAAGAGGCCACCAGTGATTCGGCCCGCCGCTCCATCCATGAACTGATGCGCGTGGCGCCCCAGACCGCCCTGATTCTGCAAGCCGACATCGAACGGGAAATCGCGGTCCAAGACATCACTCCAGGCGATCTGCTCCTGGTCAAGCCGGGAGACCGCATTCCCGTGGACGCCCGGATCGTTTCCGGAGCCTCGGCCCTGGATGAGTCCGCCATCACCGGGGAATCCCTGCCCGTGACCAAAAGCGCGGGAGACGAGGTCCTGGCCGGAACCCTGAACCACAACGGGGTGCTGCGCATCCGGGCCGAAAAGGTGGGCGAGGACACGCTTCTGGGCCGGGTCGTCCGCCTGGTCGGCGAGGCCGAGCTGCACAAGCCCCTGGCCACCAGGTTTATCGACCGCTACGCCGCCTGGTTCACGCCGCTGATCCTGGCCATTGCCGGACTGGTCTGGTACTGGTCCGGGGACTGGAGCCGGGCCGTGAGCGTGCTCATCGCCGGTTGTCCCTGCGCCCTGATCATGGCCGCGCCCACGGCCACCGTGGCCGCGGTGGGCCGCCTGGCCCGGGCCGGGGTCCTGGTCAAGGGGGGGCGTTACCTGGAGCAGGCCTCCAAGGTGGACGCCCTGCTCTTTGACAAGACCGGCACCCTGACCAGTGGTCGGCCCAGGGTGGAGGAAATCCGGGCCGATGACGGCTGCACTCCGGAAGAGGTCCTGGCCTGCGCGGCCTGCGTGGAAAAGGACGTCAGCCATCCCCTGGCCCGGGCCGTGCTCAAGGCCGCCCAGTACGCCAGAATCACCCTGGGCACGGCCACGGACGTGGTGGCCGAGGTGGGCCGGGGGGTACGGGCCGTGGTCCAGGGGCGGCACATCGAGGTGGGAGGGGCGGCCCTATTTGCCCGGGAGGGTTCCGGAAAGGGAGCCGGGGCCGGGCCTTTACCGCCGGACTTGCGGACCTGCCTGGAAACCATCCAGGCCAGGGGGGCCACCCCGCTGCTGGTTTACCGGGACCAGCGCCCCATCGGCGTGATCGGCGTTTCGGACACGGTCCGGAGCGAAGCCGCCCAAACCATGCGTCGCTTGCGCAATCTGGGCATTTCCCGCCTGGGGATTCTCTCCGGGGACCATGACCTGTCCGTGCGCCGGGTGGCGGAACAGCTTGGCATTACCTGGACCAGGGCCGGACTCAGGCCGGACCAGAAACTGGAAGAACTGAGTCGACTCCAGGAAGCCGGGCATACGGTCATGGTCGTGGGCGACGGGATCAACGACGCTCCGGCCCTGGCCCGGGCCAACGTGGGCGTGGCCATGGGCGGCGCGGGCACGGACGTGGCCCTGGAAACCGCGGACATCGTCCTGACCCGGGACGACATCTCCCGCCTGCCCCTGCTGATCCGCCTGAGTCGGAAAATGCTCACCGTGATCAAGATCAACGTGGTTTTGGGCCTGAGCTTCAACGCCCTGGCCGTCTGGGGCGGCGCAGTCGGCATCCTGGGACCGATTCAGGCCGCGGTGGTCCACAACGTGGGGGCCGTAATCGTGGTCTTCTCCTCAGCCGCCCTGGCCATGGGCAAGGATGACCTTCAGGAGCAACGCAATGAAACATGACGAAGAACTGACCTCCCTGCTGGTGGAGTTTCACGAGAAATTCGCCTCCTGGGAGCACGGCGTGGTCCGGGGCAAGCCGCTGACCCTGCAGCAGATCCACGCCATGGAAATCCTCTGCGCCCACGGTCGGCTGACCATGAAGGAACTGGCCGAAAAAATGGGCGTGACCACCGGCTCCCTGACCGTGCTCGTGGATCGTCTGGAAAAAAAAGGCATCGTGGAGCGCCAGCCCCACGAATCCGACCGCCGCTCCATCCGCCTGGGCATGACGGCCAAAGGCGAACAACTGGCCGCCGAACACCACGACCTGCACCTGAGCCTGACCCGTGAACTCACCGCCTGCCTGAGCCCCGAGGAAACGAATCAACTAATCAATCTGCTGCGGAAGATGTTGCCGTTTTTTTAACCCCGCAAGCGCGACGTCAAGACGCACCTGGAGAGCGCTCCCCCCCTGTTTTCGCCGCCTTCATCGCCTGCTTCAACCGCAGGCCCAAGGAACTGATGATTTTGCGGGATACTGCGGGGCTGTGGGCCAGGAGGCCTTCGAAGGTATTGGCGGAAAGGAGCAGGAGTTCGGAGTCGGTTTCGGCTCGGGCCGTGGAGAGGCGGGGTTGGTCCAGAAGGTAGGCGGTTTCGCCGAAAAACTGTCCCGCCTCAATGACGGCCAGGGGCTTGGAATCCGGCATTGGTTTTCCGCCGAACAGCGCGACCTTGCCGGAGTGCAGGTAGTAGATGTCCCGGCCCTGGTCACCCTGGCGATAGATGGCCTCTCCCTCCGGTACGGTCTGGGCGTACTTGGAGAAAATACGCCGGGACGAGCCAAAAAGTTTGCCCTCCATTCGCCCGCCGATTCCGGAAGAATTGTTCTGGGGGGCGATGATCCGGTCCAGGGCCAGGATGTCCACCCGGCCGGCCACTTCCACGAACTGGGCGAAGAGGAAAAACAGCAGAAAGACAAGATAGACCCAGAGCAGCAGGAAAATTACCGCGCCCAGGGAACCATACAAGTAGTTGTAGGAAGCCAGGGTGACGTACTGCAAAAAAGCCAGCTTCAGGCCGTGGATGGACAAGGTGCATAGCCCCGCGCCCAGGGCCGCGTGCCAGATTTTTGGCTTGGAGAGGGGCAGAAAACGGTAGCAGATGAAGATCAGGCCGAAGACCAGGGCCAGGGGCACGACGAAGCCGGAGAGGGACAAGAGCAGATCATATATCTGGATCAGCCAGGCAAATTCCTCCAACTTGCCGTGTAGAAAGCGCAAAATCACGTTGGTCAGCGCGGAAAGCAGCAAGAGGGTCAGGACGCCGGGGACCAGGACCAGGGACAGCAGGTTGCTCCAGACGAAGTTTCTGGACCGATCGCTGGGAAAGATCACCCCAAAGGCGCTCTGGATGGAGCTGATGATCAACCTGCTGGTCCAGAGCACTCCTAAAAGTCCCAATCCGCTGATCGCGGCTTGGGTTTCCAGGATTCCGATGCGCCGAAAAAAATCCTCGTTCAATTCTTTATTGAACTCTGCCAGAAACGCGAACAGCTCCGCGGTCAATTCAGGGTGGTTGACGAGCGAGGTGTTCAGGATGGAAACGACCACCAGGATCAGCGGCCCAATGGACAACAGGAAGTAGTACGCCGCCGCGGATGCGTGGCTGGAAAGCTGATTTTTCAGAAACTGGAGGACGGTGCCGTACGTGGTCTGCAAAAACCAGTTCAGACCGTCCTCCAGAAGATGGAAGGGAAGTTTAAGCCACGCCCTCGGCCACACGATCGCCAACCTCGTCCGTGGTCATGCCCATCCGTCCCGCTGCCTGGCTGGCCATGGAGGGCAGCAGCCTGATCACGGCCTGCTCCACGGCCTGGGCAGCCTGGGCTTCCTTGAGTTCCACGAGCATCATCTGCCCGGCCAGGATCGCGGCCAGGGGGTTGGCCTTGCCCTGCCCGGCGTATTTCGGGGCCGAACCGCCGATGGGCTCGAACATGGACACGCCCTCAGGATTGATGTTCCCTCCCGCGGCAATGCCCAGCCCGCCCTGGGTGATGGCCCCCAGGTCGGTAATGATGTCCCCGAACATGTTGTCCGTGACGATCACGTCGAACCATTCCGGGTTCTTGACCATCCACATGCAGGTGGCGTCCACGTGGGCGTAGTCCAGTTCCACCTGGGGAAACTCCTTGGCCAGCTCATGGAAGACCCGGTCCCAGAGGCCGAAGGCAAAGGTCAGGACGTTGGTCTTGCCGCACAAGGTCAGCTTCTTGCGCGGCCGGGAGGCGGCCAGTTCAAAGGCGTAGCGCAGGCAGCGTTCCACACCCATGTAGGTGTTCACGGACTCCTGGACGGCGATTTCATGCTTGGTGCCCTGACGCAGGCATCCGCCGCTACCCGCGTACAGGCCCTCGGTGTTCTCCCGGACCACCACGTAGTCGATCTGTTCCGGCCCTTTGTCCTTGAGCGGGCATTCCACGCCGGGATAGAGCTTCACCGGGCGCAAATTAATGTACTGATCCAGGGCGAACCGGAGTTTCAGCAAAACCCC encodes:
- a CDS encoding DUF4857 domain-containing protein; this translates as MSGNILSRILTPVSRWSATILAVLALIFLLPAIFDKVGGSGGDEPLLFFSPLLEEFIYQESLGGHQFLYRDEQGRDYSRQEFEDQLPFVYFRNLERRNLLPMTIAGRAFDTEAIAADRQGLEIRARHLRGHHPRIDLYPLFNIDPAVAMMRFPVEMFRFTDSAMEFLNADYNRLDRDLTEMFTNTLRELGFSFPATVIGGRATNLKPFDDGYFIRDAVGRIFHVKRVLNQPEVVATDIDPSLDVLDIIVNENERREFHGVIITHRGEAFLISWDDYRLIPLPVQGYDPARMDLKLLIDPLYRTVTVSSDKSVFGVAMNTAYEPVRRFELSRREASSPWVQRMRGFLFPVELHLESPWRGQADLQIQLGGPWSIGGILTALAVLLLIRRGRDKTLPGLADLAPVALTGFIGLLAVLFLQPGRRAS
- a CDS encoding YhjD/YihY/BrkB family envelope integrity protein; its protein translation is MWPRAWLKLPFHLLEDGLNWFLQTTYGTVLQFLKNQLSSHASAAAYYFLLSIGPLILVVVSILNTSLVNHPELTAELFAFLAEFNKELNEDFFRRIGILETQAAISGLGLLGVLWTSRLIISSIQSAFGVIFPSDRSRNFVWSNLLSLVLVPGVLTLLLLSALTNVILRFLHGKLEEFAWLIQIYDLLLSLSGFVVPLALVFGLIFICYRFLPLSKPKIWHAALGAGLCTLSIHGLKLAFLQYVTLASYNYLYGSLGAVIFLLLWVYLVFLLFFLFAQFVEVAGRVDILALDRIIAPQNNSSGIGGRMEGKLFGSSRRIFSKYAQTVPEGEAIYRQGDQGRDIYYLHSGKVALFGGKPMPDSKPLAVIEAGQFFGETAYLLDQPRLSTARAETDSELLLLSANTFEGLLAHSPAVSRKIISSLGLRLKQAMKAAKTGGERSPGAS
- a CDS encoding MarR family winged helix-turn-helix transcriptional regulator; protein product: MKHDEELTSLLVEFHEKFASWEHGVVRGKPLTLQQIHAMEILCAHGRLTMKELAEKMGVTTGSLTVLVDRLEKKGIVERQPHESDRRSIRLGMTAKGEQLAAEHHDLHLSLTRELTACLSPEETNQLINLLRKMLPFF
- a CDS encoding 3-isopropylmalate dehydrogenase, with product MRSYNIGWFPGDGIGPEVTMQGRKVLDAAGAKYGFKINWQHIDLGGERYLKTGELVPDSVLEEMRGLDSIYLGAIGHPDVKPGILEQGVLLKLRFALDQYINLRPVKLYPGVECPLKDKGPEQIDYVVVRENTEGLYAGSGGCLRQGTKHEIAVQESVNTYMGVERCLRYAFELAASRPRKKLTLCGKTNVLTFAFGLWDRVFHELAKEFPQVELDYAHVDATCMWMVKNPEWFDVIVTDNMFGDIITDLGAITQGGLGIAAGGNINPEGVSMFEPIGGSAPKYAGQGKANPLAAILAGQMMLVELKEAQAAQAVEQAVIRLLPSMASQAAGRMGMTTDEVGDRVAEGVA
- a CDS encoding heavy metal translocating P-type ATPase, with product MIGRFATLGVYRELFVLRDFQVCLAGGGLALAGYLWEVFGSAWAWPVLVLYAGAIGLNGGPIIWGAIQGLLERRVNVDELVSLALIACLIQGELLTAAVVAFIMTLGTLIEEATSDSARRSIHELMRVAPQTALILQADIEREIAVQDITPGDLLLVKPGDRIPVDARIVSGASALDESAITGESLPVTKSAGDEVLAGTLNHNGVLRIRAEKVGEDTLLGRVVRLVGEAELHKPLATRFIDRYAAWFTPLILAIAGLVWYWSGDWSRAVSVLIAGCPCALIMAAPTATVAAVGRLARAGVLVKGGRYLEQASKVDALLFDKTGTLTSGRPRVEEIRADDGCTPEEVLACAACVEKDVSHPLARAVLKAAQYARITLGTATDVVAEVGRGVRAVVQGRHIEVGGAALFAREGSGKGAGAGPLPPDLRTCLETIQARGATPLLVYRDQRPIGVIGVSDTVRSEAAQTMRRLRNLGISRLGILSGDHDLSVRRVAEQLGITWTRAGLRPDQKLEELSRLQEAGHTVMVVGDGINDAPALARANVGVAMGGAGTDVALETADIVLTRDDISRLPLLIRLSRKMLTVIKINVVLGLSFNALAVWGGAVGILGPIQAAVVHNVGAVIVVFSSAALAMGKDDLQEQRNET
- a CDS encoding ABC transporter ATP-binding protein, coding for MSNAIEIRGLGHRYNGRTIYENLNFSVPEGSVCGLLGKNGQGKTTLVNILMGFLKPFKGECLVLGEDSHDLPPAVRARIGLLHEGHLAYEFMTIAQTERFYRGFYPRWNPEMFFGLVNKMGLSLSHKVGNMSCGQRSQVVLGVIMAQDPDLLILDDYSMGLDAGYRRLFLDVLHDFAAKKGKTIFVTSHIVQDLEQLVDTIIFIDRGEIMQVGLEEFMTAFNKYVFHCENVDELPRDDIVKGFERRGRTISLYSYADIQAVERHLAGLGVQARDLSQASMSLEDGFIGLMGKY